The following are from one region of the Salvia splendens isolate huo1 chromosome 2, SspV2, whole genome shotgun sequence genome:
- the LOC121762055 gene encoding probable transcription factor PosF21 isoform X2: MMDKEKSHHGNILPPSGRYSVFPPPGSSYNAKPEQTGLSSLPPLGPDSSSEQGHFGNGMPSDSRQFSHDISRMPDNPPKHMGHRRAHSEILTLPDDISFDSDLGVVGGLDGPSFSYDTEDDLFSMYLDMDKFNSTSATSSFEAGESSNAMAAEQGLSSGPLGAANQSLSEKPRIRHQHSQSMDGSTTIKSEMFMSGSEDPASADAKKAMSAAKLAELALVDPKGAKRIWANRQSAARSKERKMRYIAELERKVQTLQTEGTSLSAQLTLLQRDTNGLTAENSELKLRLQTMEQQVHLQDALNNALKEEVQHLKVLTGQPMSNGGTMINFPASYGANQQYFSNNHSMNTMLTAQQLQQLQLHSQKQQQHQFQQRQLHQFQQEQQLSQTADMKLRNSIQSPPEKERAHDSSSKD; encoded by the exons ATGATGGATAAGGAGAAGTCTCACCATGGGAACATACTTCCGCCGTCGGGAAGGTACTCTGTTTTCCCACCGCCTGGGAGTAGTTATAATGCCAAGCCGGAGCAAACTGGTTTGTCGAGTTTGCCTCCGCTAGGGCCGGACAGTTCATCGGAGCAGGGTCATTTTGGTAATGGCATGCCATCGGATTCCAGGCAATTTAGTCATGATATAAGCCGCATGCCCGACAATCCGCCAAAGCATATGGGGCATCGACGTGCTCACTCTGAGATTCTTACCCTTCCGGATGATATTAGCTTTGACAGTGATTTGGGCGTTGTTGGTGGATTGGATGGGCCCTCTTTTTCCTATGATACTGAGGATGACTTGTTTTCTATGTATCTTGACATGGATAAGTTCAATTCTACGTCTGCAACTTCATCGTTCGAAGCTGGTGAGTCGTCTAATGCAATGGCAGCGGAGCAAGGTCTTTCGTCTGGTCCTTTGGGGGCAGCCAATCAATCTTTAAGCGAGAAACCGAGGATTAGGCATCAGCATAGCCAGTCCATGGATGGGTCGACTACTATTAAATCAGAGATGTTCATGTCTGGTTCAGAAGATCCAGCTTCTGCTGATGCCAAGAAGGCCATGTCTGCTGCTAAGCTCGCTGAGCTTGCTCTTGTCGATCCAAAGGGTGCTAAGAG GATTTGGGCAAATAGGCAGTCAGCAGCAAGATCAAAGGAACGTAAGATGAGGTATATCGCTGAACTTGAAAGGAAAGTACAGACTCTACAAACAGAAGGGACTTCGTTGTCTGCACAGTTAACTCTACTGCAG AGAGATACAAATGGTCTTACAGCTGAAAATAGCGAACTCAAATTACGCTTGCAGACGATGGAACAACAAGTGCATTTACAAGATG CTTTGAATAATGCGTTGAAAGAAGAGGTTCAACATCTCAAGGTTCTGACCGGTCAGCCAATGTCCAACGGTGGAACTATGATTAACTTTCCTGCGTCCTATGGAGCTAATCAGCAATATTTCTCCAACAACCACTCAATGAACACGATGTTAACGGCTCAACAGCTTCAGCAGCTCCAGCTGCATTCTCAGAAGCAGCAACAGCACCAATTCCAGCAGCGTCAACTCCACCAGTTTCAGCAGGAGCAGCAGCTATCACAGACTGCGGACATGAAGCTTAGAAATTCTATTCAATCTCCTCCTGAAAAGGAACGTGCCCACGACTCATCATCGAAGGATTAG
- the LOC121762055 gene encoding probable transcription factor PosF21 isoform X1, with translation MMDKEKSHHGNILPPSGRYSVFPPPGSSYNAKPEQTGLSSLPPLGPDSSSEQGHFGNGMPSDSRQFSHDISRMPDNPPKHMGHRRAHSEILTLPDDISFDSDLGVVGGLDGPSFSYDTEDDLFSMYLDMDKFNSTSATSSFEAGESSNAMAAEQGLSSGPLGAANQSLSEKPRIRHQHSQSMDGSTTIKSEMFMSGSEDPASADAKKAMSAAKLAELALVDPKGAKRIWANRQSAARSKERKMRYIAELERKVQTLQTEGTSLSAQLTLLQQRDTNGLTAENSELKLRLQTMEQQVHLQDALNNALKEEVQHLKVLTGQPMSNGGTMINFPASYGANQQYFSNNHSMNTMLTAQQLQQLQLHSQKQQQHQFQQRQLHQFQQEQQLSQTADMKLRNSIQSPPEKERAHDSSSKD, from the exons ATGATGGATAAGGAGAAGTCTCACCATGGGAACATACTTCCGCCGTCGGGAAGGTACTCTGTTTTCCCACCGCCTGGGAGTAGTTATAATGCCAAGCCGGAGCAAACTGGTTTGTCGAGTTTGCCTCCGCTAGGGCCGGACAGTTCATCGGAGCAGGGTCATTTTGGTAATGGCATGCCATCGGATTCCAGGCAATTTAGTCATGATATAAGCCGCATGCCCGACAATCCGCCAAAGCATATGGGGCATCGACGTGCTCACTCTGAGATTCTTACCCTTCCGGATGATATTAGCTTTGACAGTGATTTGGGCGTTGTTGGTGGATTGGATGGGCCCTCTTTTTCCTATGATACTGAGGATGACTTGTTTTCTATGTATCTTGACATGGATAAGTTCAATTCTACGTCTGCAACTTCATCGTTCGAAGCTGGTGAGTCGTCTAATGCAATGGCAGCGGAGCAAGGTCTTTCGTCTGGTCCTTTGGGGGCAGCCAATCAATCTTTAAGCGAGAAACCGAGGATTAGGCATCAGCATAGCCAGTCCATGGATGGGTCGACTACTATTAAATCAGAGATGTTCATGTCTGGTTCAGAAGATCCAGCTTCTGCTGATGCCAAGAAGGCCATGTCTGCTGCTAAGCTCGCTGAGCTTGCTCTTGTCGATCCAAAGGGTGCTAAGAG GATTTGGGCAAATAGGCAGTCAGCAGCAAGATCAAAGGAACGTAAGATGAGGTATATCGCTGAACTTGAAAGGAAAGTACAGACTCTACAAACAGAAGGGACTTCGTTGTCTGCACAGTTAACTCTACTGCAG CAGAGAGATACAAATGGTCTTACAGCTGAAAATAGCGAACTCAAATTACGCTTGCAGACGATGGAACAACAAGTGCATTTACAAGATG CTTTGAATAATGCGTTGAAAGAAGAGGTTCAACATCTCAAGGTTCTGACCGGTCAGCCAATGTCCAACGGTGGAACTATGATTAACTTTCCTGCGTCCTATGGAGCTAATCAGCAATATTTCTCCAACAACCACTCAATGAACACGATGTTAACGGCTCAACAGCTTCAGCAGCTCCAGCTGCATTCTCAGAAGCAGCAACAGCACCAATTCCAGCAGCGTCAACTCCACCAGTTTCAGCAGGAGCAGCAGCTATCACAGACTGCGGACATGAAGCTTAGAAATTCTATTCAATCTCCTCCTGAAAAGGAACGTGCCCACGACTCATCATCGAAGGATTAG